DNA sequence from the Halococcus salsus genome:
TAAGTGAAAATATGAACGAACCGCTCGCGATATTCGCCGTTTCCAGCGTTCGCATAGACGGGTTCGGATACGGACCCGAACGCGTTCGTAGAGCGCGAAAAAGGGAAGTCCTGGTGTCGGGCCGACCGCCGTCTCTCTAGTCGAATCTGCTCAAGCGGAACATATCGATCGGGTGGTCCGTCTCGTCGTCGACCGTGAGGTCGGCGAGTATCTCGCCGATGACGCTCGCGAACTTGAACCCGTGACCGGAAAACCCGGCCGCGACGGTCACCTGTGGGTGGTTCGGGAGCGAGTCGATGATGAAGTGTTCGTCCGGCGAATTGGTGAACATACAGGTCGCGAGGCCCATCGTCGAGCCGGTTCCCTCCGGGAAGTATCGTTCGGCGAACTCCCGGAGGACACGCTCGTCCTCGGCGTTGGGGTCGCGGTCCCACTCGTCCGGATCGATCTGCTCGTCCCGGTGGTGATACTTCCCCAGCTTCATGCCCGGAACGTCGTGGACCGGGAACCCGTAGAACCGGCCTTCGGGGACGGACAGGTTCCACACGGGGAAGGTATCCGGCTGAAACAGCGCCGGGGACGTCGGCTGGAACCAAGAGAGCACCTGTCGTTCCGGAACGGCGAGCCCGTCGAGAGCGTCGGCGAGCTTGTAGTTCCACGCGCCCGCGGCGAGAACCAAGTCGTTCGCCTCGTAGCTCCCGCGGTCGGTTTCGACCCGGACACCGCCGTCGGGTGTCTCGGTCCAGCCGTGGACCCGTGTGCGAGCGTGAATCTCGGCACCGGCCGCCTGTGCAGCCTGGGTGTGGGCGACGATCGCCTGTTCCGGAACGACGAATCCCCCATCCTCCTGGTAGAGTGCTTTGTGTTCCTCCGGAAGCCGATAGCCGGGGAATCGGTCCGTGAGCTCCGCGCTCGTGAGGACTTCGTGTGGGATATCGTGTTCCTTGCACGACCGCAACGAGCCCTCGAACACCGGGTCGTCGGGCGGCCCGGCGTCGATAGAGCCCGTCCGATGAATGATGGACCGACCCGACTCCTCTTCGAGGCCATCCCAGAGGTCGTAGGCACGCTCGATGAGGGGGACGTAGGAGGGATGCTCGTAGTACGCTCGCCGGATGATACGTGTGATCCCGTGGGAGGAGCCGTTCGTGTGGGGAATATCGTACCGCTCCAATCCCAGGACGTCCTGCCCTCGACGTGCGAGGTGATACGCGGCCGCACTTCCCATCCCACCGACCCCGACGACGATGGCATCGTATTTTCCGTCGGTACCGCTCATATCGAGGGGTTCTCTCATCGAGGTATTACTCTTTGGATAGAATAGCACGCCCGTTTATCCCTCCTTCGTCCCCAATGTGCTGGTTCGGTGGGGTGGGGAACGACATCGGTACGAACCGCACACCAGCCAGTTGCCGGCTGGAGTGTCGAAACATCACCCGCTTCGTTGCTCCTCGCGGGGGAACGAGTTCGTCTCGAACA
Encoded proteins:
- the solA gene encoding N-methyl-L-tryptophan oxidase, which translates into the protein MSGTDGKYDAIVVGVGGMGSAAAYHLARRGQDVLGLERYDIPHTNGSSHGITRIIRRAYYEHPSYVPLIERAYDLWDGLEEESGRSIIHRTGSIDAGPPDDPVFEGSLRSCKEHDIPHEVLTSAELTDRFPGYRLPEEHKALYQEDGGFVVPEQAIVAHTQAAQAAGAEIHARTRVHGWTETPDGGVRVETDRGSYEANDLVLAAGAWNYKLADALDGLAVPERQVLSWFQPTSPALFQPDTFPVWNLSVPEGRFYGFPVHDVPGMKLGKYHHRDEQIDPDEWDRDPNAEDERVLREFAERYFPEGTGSTMGLATCMFTNSPDEHFIIDSLPNHPQVTVAAGFSGHGFKFASVIGEILADLTVDDETDHPIDMFRLSRFD